The DNA region TTAAATGATGTTTAAGGAACTGTAATTTTAAATGAAATGATTAAAAACATTTTTAAGAATGAAAACGCTAACAGTAATTATTAATAGTAATTCTATTTAATAGTTAACGTTTAATGAACTGTCATTTTATGAAATGTGTCATATTTGCAGTATTATATGTAAATAAGTATTTTATGTATTTATAATGATTTTTATAACTTGAACTAATTTTATGTGAGAATTATGGCTCTTGAAGATAGAATTAAACAGATTGAGGATGAAATTAAGAAAACGCCGTATAATAAGGCGACTTCACATCATATAGGTAAGCTTAAAGCTAAATTATCTCAGCTTAAGGAGGAATCTATAAAGAGAAGCAGTAAAGGAACCAAAGGGTCAGGTTTCCATGTGAAAAAAAGTGGAGACGCGACAGTGGTACTGGTAGGATTCCCATCGGTTGGAAAATCAACCATTTTAAACGATATTACAAATGCTGAATCTAAAATTGGAGCATATGAATTTACAACATTAGAAATAGTTCCAGGCGTTATGGAGTATGAAGGCGCTAAAATTCAGATATTTGATATTCCTGGAATAATAACAGGTGCTTCTAAAGGAAAAGGGCGTGGAAGGGAAATTCTTTCAGTTGCAAGAAACGCTGATCTGATACTTATAATACTCGATGTTTTTAACCCCCAGCATATAGCTGTTATATCCGATGAACTTAGAAATATAGGGATAAGGCCTAATGAAACCCGATCGGATGTCACTGTAAAACCAAAGAAAATGGGAGGGCTGACAGTTTCTTCTACTGTTAAACTTACACACATAGATGAAAAAACCATAAGATCGGTGCTGAATGAGTATGGAATTCACAGTGCGGATGTCCTTATAAGGGATGATGTAACTGTAGACCAGTTTATCGATAGTATGGATGTAAGCTGCCGTTATATCCCAATGTTAGAAGTTGTAAATAAGATAGATTTAATTGATGAAGATTATTTTAATGAAGTTAAGTCGCAGATGCCGGATGCAATATTTATATCTGCAAACAAGCAAATTAATGTTGAAGAACTTAAAAGAGAAATTTTTAATAAGTTAGCTCTTATCCGTATTTATTTAAAACCTCAAGGCAGAAAAGCAGATTATGAAGAACCACTTATTGTGAGGAAAGGTTCTACAGTGAAAGACGTGGCAGGTAAACTTCACCGTGAATTTGTCAGGAATTTCAGGCATGCAAAAGTCTGGGGATCATCAGTAAAATTTGAAGGTCAAAAAGTTGGACTGGATCATGTGATGAATGATGGTGATGTTTTAAGGATAATTGTTAAAAAGAAATAAAGCTCAAATAATTAGATAACAGTGGTGAAAAAAAATGGAATTAGATGACGTAAAAATATCCCGGGCGATAATTGAAAGTTTCATGGAAGATTTCATAGATTACACAGATATTGACGTTGCAATAGTTGGTGGAGGCCCATCAGGACTTGTAGCTGGATATTACCTTGCAAAAGCAGACTTTAAAGTTGCATTATTTGAGAGAAAACTAAGCATCGGCGGCGGAATGTGGGGCGGCGGTATGATGTTCAATAAGATAGTTGTCCAGGAAGAAAGTAAAAGAATTCTGGATGAATTTGGCATCGGCTCCCAAAAATATGATGATGATTATTATGTTGCTGATTCAGTGGAATGTGTGTCAACATTG from Methanobacterium bryantii includes:
- a CDS encoding OBG GTPase family GTP-binding protein, which translates into the protein MALEDRIKQIEDEIKKTPYNKATSHHIGKLKAKLSQLKEESIKRSSKGTKGSGFHVKKSGDATVVLVGFPSVGKSTILNDITNAESKIGAYEFTTLEIVPGVMEYEGAKIQIFDIPGIITGASKGKGRGREILSVARNADLILIILDVFNPQHIAVISDELRNIGIRPNETRSDVTVKPKKMGGLTVSSTVKLTHIDEKTIRSVLNEYGIHSADVLIRDDVTVDQFIDSMDVSCRYIPMLEVVNKIDLIDEDYFNEVKSQMPDAIFISANKQINVEELKREIFNKLALIRIYLKPQGRKADYEEPLIVRKGSTVKDVAGKLHREFVRNFRHAKVWGSSVKFEGQKVGLDHVMNDGDVLRIIVKKK